A window of the Diabrotica undecimpunctata isolate CICGRU chromosome 1, icDiaUnde3, whole genome shotgun sequence genome harbors these coding sequences:
- the LOC140434360 gene encoding uncharacterized protein: MRRNKKEIPPQFLSRPNRNESDTLYGFTKELTLLSRTTKKNKAVLLISSVHHSIEVDAYNGLPEINSFYNLTKEGIDAMDEKCVKYSCRRRICRWPMAIFYKIVDVCGVNSYIMFTSIPENNWTRFKFIETLADELVSSHLHRRYEMLTLQRQLKELIGSIIDIPEN, from the coding sequence ATGcgcagaaataaaaaagaaattcctCCACAGTTCCTTTCGCGACCAAATCGTAATGAAAGCGACACTTTGTATGGATTTACCAAAGAACTAACACTTTTATCCCGTACAACTAAGAAAAATAAAGCTGtgttgttaatttcttccgtgcATCATTCCATAGAAGTAGATGCATATAATGGACTACCAGAAATAAATTCTTTCTACAACTTGACCAAAGAGGGTATAGACGCGATGGATGAAAAGTGTGTAAAATATTCCTGTAGACGCAGAATATGTAGATGGCCCATggctattttttataaaatagtagACGTCTGTGGAGTAAATTCATACATTATGTTTACTTCGATCCCCGAAAATAATTGGACTAGATTCAAATTTATAGAAACCCTGGCCGATGAACTTGTTTCCTCACATTTGCATAGAAGATATGAAATGCTAACATTACAAAGGCAGCTGAAAGAACTGATCGGAAGTATCATTGATATTCCCGAAAATTAG